From the genome of Uranotaenia lowii strain MFRU-FL chromosome 1, ASM2978415v1, whole genome shotgun sequence, one region includes:
- the LOC129745780 gene encoding odorant receptor 4-like, with protein MSSNLQFDDTFDFTIKVQKYIGFPCCFDRYPESWLQTIKTNAVFWLCYSMLAYCVFGQLVNVVLLLIGHRQTTSALEEIAIQIVCTGFCIIGLLKMYGIAYHRNLLAQVIDDFRTRWNDLVRENPTDRKLIERMIRPTMAITTAAAFCNILMVSSFNFLPIPEMIFNRWKTGEWVRQLPYRIWFPCDATAGLIYYPIYFFEVYSGFIVAVGNVGFDNIFCLLTAHLTMQLKLLSSAIEGMIADGIPEQPESELQAAVRENFYRAVQRHQSLLSCKDAMETVFSTTFFLNFAASTIIMCMQGFLITTADFYVVIKFTLFMVCFLVEIFFLCYYGDEVLQKSSDIAQAAYGCRWYQQAVSGANFGKNLIPVIVRAQQPMVLMAWKLWPITINTFGMILNASWSYFTLLRTVIN; from the exons ATGTCTAGTAATCTGCAATTTGACGACACCTTTGATTTTACCATCAAAGTTCAGAAATATATTG GTTTCCCATGCTGTTTTGACCGGTATCCGGAGTCCTGGCTGCAGACGATAAAAACGAACGCCGTCTTCTGGCTGTGCTACTCGATGCTGGCCTACTGCGTCTTTGGCCAGCTGGTGAACGTTGTCCTGCTGCTGATTGGCCATCGGCAGACGACCAGTGCCCTGGAAGAAATTGCCATCCAAATCGTGTGCACCGGGTTCTGCATCATCGGATTGCTCAAGATGTATGGCATCGCCTATCACCGCAATCTGCTCGCCCAGGTGATTGATGACTTCCGGACGCGCTGGAACGACCTGGTCCGAGAGAACCCGACCGACCGGAAGCTGATCGAGCGCATGATTCGTCCGACGATGGCCATCACGACGGCCGCTGCCTTCTGTAACATTCTGATGGTGTCATCCTTCAACTTCCTACCGATTCCGGAGATGATTTTCAACCGTTGGAAAACGGGCGAATGGGTCCGGCAGCTGCCCTATCGGATCTGGTTCCCTTGTGATGCCACGGCCGGACTCATCTATTATCCGATCTATTTCTTCGAAGTCTACTCGGGATTTATTGTTGCTGTTGGAAATgtc GGTTTTGATAACATCTTCTGTCTGCTGACGGCTCACTTAACGATGCAACTTAAGCTGCTCAGCTCGGCCATCGAGGGTATGATTGCGGACGGCATTCCGGAGCAACCGGAATCGGAATTGCAGGCAGCTGTCCGGGAAAACTTTTACCGTGCCGTGCAGCGCCATCAGAGTTTGCTCAG CTGCAAGGATGCCATGGAAACCGTTTTCAGTACCACGTTCTTTCTCAACTTTGCGGCCAGCACCATCATCATGTGCATGCAGGGATTTTTAATCACC ACGGCAGATTTCTACGTGGTCATCAAGTTTACGCTGTTCATGGTGTGCTTTCTGgtggaaatatttttcctatGCTACTATGGCGACGAAGTGCTACAGAAG AGTTCCGATATCGCCCAGGCAGCGTACGGTTGCCGCTGGTATCAGCAGGCTGTGTCCGGAGCAAATTTCGGCAAAAATCTTATTCCCGTGATTGTCCGAGCTCAGCAACCCATGGTGCTGATGGCCTGGAAGCTGTGGCCTATTACGATCAACACGTTCGGAATG ATACTGAACGCATCCTGGTCGTATTTCACTCTGCTAAGAACAGTTATCAACTAA